From the genome of Seriola aureovittata isolate HTS-2021-v1 ecotype China chromosome 6, ASM2101889v1, whole genome shotgun sequence, one region includes:
- the LOC130170441 gene encoding hydroxylysine kinase-like isoform X1 produces the protein MKPCQFKIDPKANYMFLVFIQVGSIKFVQKTGGALGCRSGFYWPLHKHSDVNLFKSLFFSHSAFPASTSHFLIMDNATAVNPRPTLTLQQATELTQQLYGVTVTEITTLPSYSDQNFLVADKEGTKYVLKILNSVESKNTTLMEVQTLTMSFLRQHGVPAQTAVYTTTGQLMSMEEIDCGHGAQTYCVRLLSYLPGKTIAESPVTTWDLHNLGKLAASMDKTLQQLVSPNLDALQKDSSLWSLSYIPLMEGYLSVMDGDPLQEVIQAVIEQFKSHVQPKISSFQKGIIHGDLNDQNIIVTPVANGHHEVSGILDFSLLTNGCYVFEVAILIAYLMLENPSPLDVGGAVLAGWESVMMLNDDERDSLFLLVLCRLCQSLVYGRYNVKKYPDNKKYLLTTARNGTRLLTKLWELGKKEVERKWFIDSRTYSDS, from the exons atgaaacctTGCCAATTTAAAATAGACCCGAAAGCAAATTATatgtttttagtgtttattCAGGTCGGGTCAATAAAGTTTGTTCAAAAGACTGGTGGGGCTCTTGGCTGCAGATCCGGTTTTTACTGGCCTCTCCACAAACACTCAGATGTAAATCTGTTCAAAAGCTTGTTCTTTTCACACTCTGCATTTCCAGCCTCTACTTCTCATTTTCTGATAATGG ATAATGCCACAGCTGTCAATCCAAGGCCAACTCTCACCCTGCAGCAGGCAACCGAACTGACGCAGCAACTGTATGGAGTGACGGTAACTGAGATCACCACCCTGCCAAGTTATAGCGACCAGAACTTCCTTGTGGCGGACAAGGAAGGTACCAAGTACGTCCTGAAGATCCTGAACTCAGTGGAGAGTAAGAACACCACCCTGATGGAGGTGCAGACTCTCACCATGTCCTTTCTACGCCAGCATGGAGTTCCAGCTCAGACCGCCGTGTACACCACCACAGGGCAGCTAATGAGTATGGAGGAAATAG ACTGTGGACATGGTGCTCAAACCTACTGTGTGAGGTTGCTGTCCTATCTTCCTGGAAAAACCATTGCAGAATCGCCAGTGACAACGTGGGATCTCCATAATTTGGGCAAGTTGGCTGCATCCATGGATAAGACACTGCAACAG cTTGTATCCCCAAACCTTGATGCCTTACAAAAAGACAGTTCACTTTGGAGTTTGTCCTACATTCCTCTCATGGAGGGCTACCTATCAGTGATGGATGGAGATCCCCTGCAGGAAGTGATCCAAGCAGTCATTGAACAGTTTAAATCACATGTGCAGCCCAAAATCAGCTCTTTCCAAAAAG GAATAATACATGGGGACTTAAATGACCAGAACATCATTGTCACACCTGTCGCCAACGGGCATCATGAGGTGTCAGGCATCTTGGATTTTTCTCTGCTCACAAATGGATGCTATGTGTTTGAAGTGGCAATATTAATCGCGTACTTGATGCTGGAGAACCCCAGTCCTTTGGATGTAGGTGGAGCAGTGTTAGCGGGCTGGGAGAGCGTTATGATGCTCAATGATGATGAAAGGGATTCCCTCTTCCTGCTGGTGCTCTGTCGGTTGTGCCAGTCTCTGGTTTATGGGAGgtacaatgtcaaaaaataccCAGATAACAAGAAGTATCTCCTGACTACAGCCAGAAACGGGACTCGTCTTCTTACTAAACTCTGGGAGCTGGGCAAGAAAGAAGTAGAAAGGAAATGGTTCATAGATTCAAGGACATACTCAGACagttaa
- the LOC130170441 gene encoding hydroxylysine kinase-like isoform X2, which yields MRDNATAVNPRPTLTLQQATELTQQLYGVTVTEITTLPSYSDQNFLVADKEGTKYVLKILNSVESKNTTLMEVQTLTMSFLRQHGVPAQTAVYTTTGQLMSMEEIDCGHGAQTYCVRLLSYLPGKTIAESPVTTWDLHNLGKLAASMDKTLQQLVSPNLDALQKDSSLWSLSYIPLMEGYLSVMDGDPLQEVIQAVIEQFKSHVQPKISSFQKGIIHGDLNDQNIIVTPVANGHHEVSGILDFSLLTNGCYVFEVAILIAYLMLENPSPLDVGGAVLAGWESVMMLNDDERDSLFLLVLCRLCQSLVYGRYNVKKYPDNKKYLLTTARNGTRLLTKLWELGKKEVERKWFIDSRTYSDS from the exons ATAATGCCACAGCTGTCAATCCAAGGCCAACTCTCACCCTGCAGCAGGCAACCGAACTGACGCAGCAACTGTATGGAGTGACGGTAACTGAGATCACCACCCTGCCAAGTTATAGCGACCAGAACTTCCTTGTGGCGGACAAGGAAGGTACCAAGTACGTCCTGAAGATCCTGAACTCAGTGGAGAGTAAGAACACCACCCTGATGGAGGTGCAGACTCTCACCATGTCCTTTCTACGCCAGCATGGAGTTCCAGCTCAGACCGCCGTGTACACCACCACAGGGCAGCTAATGAGTATGGAGGAAATAG ACTGTGGACATGGTGCTCAAACCTACTGTGTGAGGTTGCTGTCCTATCTTCCTGGAAAAACCATTGCAGAATCGCCAGTGACAACGTGGGATCTCCATAATTTGGGCAAGTTGGCTGCATCCATGGATAAGACACTGCAACAG cTTGTATCCCCAAACCTTGATGCCTTACAAAAAGACAGTTCACTTTGGAGTTTGTCCTACATTCCTCTCATGGAGGGCTACCTATCAGTGATGGATGGAGATCCCCTGCAGGAAGTGATCCAAGCAGTCATTGAACAGTTTAAATCACATGTGCAGCCCAAAATCAGCTCTTTCCAAAAAG GAATAATACATGGGGACTTAAATGACCAGAACATCATTGTCACACCTGTCGCCAACGGGCATCATGAGGTGTCAGGCATCTTGGATTTTTCTCTGCTCACAAATGGATGCTATGTGTTTGAAGTGGCAATATTAATCGCGTACTTGATGCTGGAGAACCCCAGTCCTTTGGATGTAGGTGGAGCAGTGTTAGCGGGCTGGGAGAGCGTTATGATGCTCAATGATGATGAAAGGGATTCCCTCTTCCTGCTGGTGCTCTGTCGGTTGTGCCAGTCTCTGGTTTATGGGAGgtacaatgtcaaaaaataccCAGATAACAAGAAGTATCTCCTGACTACAGCCAGAAACGGGACTCGTCTTCTTACTAAACTCTGGGAGCTGGGCAAGAAAGAAGTAGAAAGGAAATGGTTCATAGATTCAAGGACATACTCAGACagttaa